GAAGCGGTAGGCGCGCAACTTGCCCACTTCGTCGGCCAGGGTCGCGTGCAGCTTCACGCGGCGCAGCAGCGCACGGATGCGCGCCAGCAGTTCACGCAGCGAGAAAGGCTTGGTCAGGTAGTCGTCGGCGCCGAGCTCCAGGCCCATGACGCGATCCACCTCGTCGCTGCGGCCGGTGACCATCAGGATGGGAATGCTGCTGTGCCCGCGCAGCCGGTGGGCGATGGCCAGGCCGTCCTCGCCGGGCAGCTTCAGGTCCAGCAGCAGGCAATCGAACACTTCCTTCTCCATCGCCCGGTCCATCTCGGCGCCGGAGGCGACCGCCGTCACACGCAGCTCGTTCTGGCTCAGGTATTGCGCGATGACGCTGCGCAGGTCGGCATCGTCGTCGACGGCGAGCACGTGGGGAAGGACGGCGGGCATGGCGTGTTCTCCGCCGCGCGGCCGCGGCGTGGGGGCCACCATAGCACCGCGCACCGGGGCCTTCAATGCGCAGCCCACCGCCGCGTTACAGCGGTAATGCGCAAGTCCGCAGCCGCGCTTGCGGCCCTCCGGCCCCTGCGGCCCAATCCAACCTGGAAGACCACGCCATGAACGACGGACACCGCGCGCTCGCCATCGACATCGACGGCCCCTTCCAGCAGGTGCTGGCGGCCTGGCTGGGCGAGCGCGGCTACGAAGTGGTCTTCACCGACCTGCCTTACGTGGACGCCGGCGGCGGCCCGGTGGAGCTGGTGGTCTGCGAACTGGCCGAGCCCAAGCGCACCGGCAGCGAGACCCTGCGCCTGCTGGCCCGCGTGCACCCCGGCGCGCTGCTGGTCGCCATCTCCACCCGCTTCGTCGACGGCGAGCGGCGCGGCGCGCTCGCCCGCCAGCTCGGCGCCGACGCCGCACTGGCCAAGCCCTTCCCGCGCGCCGAGCTCTACGCGGCGCTCGAAGCCGCCAGCAGCCGGCGCGGCGTGCACGATGGCTGTACGTAGCCCGGAGCGCCAGAACGAACTGCGGCGGCGCTGGCTGGGCGCCGCCGGCGTGCTCTTCATCGCCGCCATGCTCGCGAGCACGGCGCACGGCCTGTGGACCGACCGCCACGCCATGGAGCGCCGGGCCAGCGAGGAGATGGCCGTGCTGGCCCGCGTGCTGGCTGAACAGGCCCGGCGCTCTTTGCAGACCGTGGAGGTGATGCTGCTCGGGATCGCCGACGACGAGCGCAGCGGCGACCTGCGCGGCCTCGACGCCGCCCAATTGCAGGCCTACGTGGAGCGGCAGCGCGACGAAGTCAGCGACGTCGCCGTCGTCTTCCTCACCGATGCCGAGGGCCGCCTGCGCGCGAGCAGCGGACCGTTGCCGGCGCCACTGGACCGCATGGCCGGGCGTCCCGCCTTCCAGCAGCTGAAGGCCGGCGCGGCGACCGCTTTCGACGGCATCACCCGGCTGCCGGACCAGCAACGCTGGGTCTTGCCCATCCTGCACCGCGTGGTGGACCGCGACGGCCACTTCGTCGGCAGCGCTGGAGCGCTGATCGATGCGGGCTATTTCGAGCGCTTCTATGCCGACCTGCCGCTGGGCTTCGCCAGCGTCATCGCGCTGCGCGCGGGCGATGGCGCACTGCTCGCCCGCCATCCGCCCAGCGAAAGCGCGATGGGCCAGGCGGCCCCGGATGGCTGGCACCCGGCGCTGGCCCTGCCGCCCGGCCAGGCGCCGCGGGTGCAGCGCTTCACCGGCCTGCGCGACCAGGTGGACCGGCTCGGCATCCTGCAGCCGGTGCCGGGCTATCCGGTGCACGTGGTGGTCACGCGCGACCTCGACAAGGTCTTCGCGCCCTGGCGCGAGGCGGCCGTGGGCAGCATCGCCCGCACGCTGCTGTTGTGCGCCGCGGCCATCGGCCTGCTGGCCGTGGTGTTGCGCCAGCTGCGCGGACTGGAGACGGGCCGCGCTTCCATCGCCCGCTCGGAACTCGCGCTGCGCGCCTCGCAGGAGCGCTATGCGCTGGCGGTGGCCGGCTCCAACGAAGGCCTGTGGGACTGGGACCTGGCGAGCGACGAGGTGTTCTTCTCCGGCCGCGCGCAGCAGGTGTGCGGCCTGGCCGCGAGCGAGCCGCTGCGGCCGCGGCGTGCGTGGCTGGAGCGCCTGCGCTACCACCCGCAGGACCGCGCGCGCGTGCGCGACACGCTGGTCGCTCACCTGCGTGGCCGCGCGCCGCAGTTCGACGTGGAGATGCGGGTGGCCGCCGCCGGCAGCGCGGGGCGCCCGGAGGAAGCCCAGGACTGGAACTGGGTGCGCCAGCGCGGCCTGCTGGTGCGCGACGAGCAGGGCCGGCCGAGGCGCATGGCCGGCTCCATCGAGGACATCACCCCGCGCAAGCGCGCCGAGGCGCAGCGCGAGCAGCTGGAGGTGCGCCTGCGCACCGCGCAGAAGCTGGAGGCCATGGGCACGCTGGCCGGCGGCATCGCCCACGACTTCAACAACATCCTGGGCGCCATCCTGGGCTACGCGGAACTGGCGCGCGGCCACGCCCAGGCGGGCAGCGCCCTGCAGCAGCAGCTGGATGGCGTGATGGGCGCGGGGCTGCGCGCCCGCTCGCTGGTGCAGCGCATCCTGGCCTTCAGCCGCAGCGGCCTCGGCGACAAGCTGCCGGTGCACGTGGAGTCCGCGGTGGCCGAGGCGCTGGACCTGCTGGAGGGCGCGCCGCCGCCCGGCCTGCGGCTCGCGCGCGAGCTGCACGCGGACGACGCTGCCATCGTCGGCGACCCGGCGCAGGTGCACCAGGTCGTGATGAACCTCGTCACCAATGCCATCCAGGCCAGCCACGCCCCCGGCACGGTGGCCGTGCGGCTGGCGCCGCTGATGCTGGAGGCGCCGCGCCAGTGCACCAGCGGCGAGCTCGCGGCCGGCCGCTACCTGGAGCTGCTGGTGGCGGACGAAGGCGCCGGCATGGCGCCACAGGAGGTGGAGCGCATCTTCGATCCCTTCTACACGACCAAGGACGTAGGCGTGGGAACCGGCCTCGGGCTGTCGCTGGTGCATGGCATCGTGGCCGAACTGCACGGCGCCATCGACGTGCGCAGCGAGCCCGGACGGGGCAGCAGCTTCACCGTGCTGCTGCCCTGGTCCGGCGAGACCACGCAGCGCACGGAATCCGATCCCGGCGACGCGGCGCTGCCGCGCGGCGAAGGCGAACGCATCCTGCTGGTGGACGATGAAGCCCCGCTGGTGGCGCTGGGCGAGGAGACGCTCGCGGCGCTGGGTTATGAGCCGGTCGGATTCACTTCCAGCGTCGCTGCGCTGCAGGCTCTCGAGAACGCGCCAGCTCAATTCGACGCGTTGCTCAGTGACGAGGCGATGCCGCGCCTGACCGGGACGGAACTGGCAGCAGCCGCGCGCCGCTTGCGCCCGGACCTGCCGGTCCTCCTGATGACGGGCTATCTGGGCCCTGCGCTCGCGGCCCGCGCGCAGGCGGCCGGCGTGCAGGAGGTGCTGGCCAAGCCGCTGGTGGCGGCGGACATTGCCCGCGCGCTGGCGCGCATCCTGCCGCGCGCCTGAGCCACCTCAGAACTTCCCGAACTCCAGGTAAGCCTGCTGCGGGTCGACGCCGCGCAGGATGGCGCTGCGCACCTTGTTTTCGGTGGCGATCGCTGCCTCGGCCTGCTCCAGCACCTCGGCCGCCAGCGCCTGCGGCACGCGCACCATGCCGTCGCGGTCGCCCAGCAGGTAGTCGCCCGGCGCGATGATGACGTCGCCGATGCGGATGTCGACCTCGATCGCCCGCGGTAGCCAGTAGCCGACGATGTCGCGCGGGGTGAAGCCGCGCGACCAGGTCTGGAAGCCCATCTCGATGAGGAAGTCGACGTCGCGCACGTAGCCGTCGGCGACGCAACCCAGCACGCCCTTGTTCTTCAAGGTCTCGGCCGACAGCTCGCCCATGTGGGCGACCACGCGGTCATTGGGCTGGCACACCCACAGGTGGCCGGGCTTCGCCTTCGACAGCAGGCCGGTCCAGGCCAGCAGCGTCTCGTGCGCGTCGGCCCGCGGGTCGACGCGGCCGTCGATGGTGAAGGCCGGGCCGGCGAGGCGCCGCTGCGGAAACAGCGGCCGCAACTCTGGCGGCAAGGTGAAATCGCGCAGGCCCATCGCGCGCATGACGTCGTGCACGACGCCGGTGTAGCACTGGGCCAGCCGTTCGCTCGTTCGGTCCATGCGCCTGTGTATGCGAACGTGCAAAGCCGGGCCATCGTGGTTTTCCTTGAGACACAATGGGCCATGCAACGCCGCCTGCTGTTCTCGGCCCTCGCCTGCTGGCCCTTGACGCGCCTGCTGGCCCAGGAGCAGGCCGAGCGGCCGCGGCTGAAGATTTCGGCCGCGGAACTGCACAAGACCTTGTCGGCCCGCTTCCCCGTGCGGCTGGACCTCGCCGGCTTGCTGCAGCTGCGGCTGGACGCCCCGGCCCTGCTGCTCTTGCCCGCGCGCCAGAAGCTCGGCGCCACGCTGCAGCTGCGCGCCACCGACGTGCAGTCGCGCCAGGTGCAGGCCGGCGAGATGGATGTGGCCTTTCGCCTGCGTTACGAAGCCTCCGACCGCACGCTGCGCGCGCGCCAGCTGGAAGTGCTGGACCTGCGCTGGCCCGGCATGCCGCCGGAGACCGTGGCCTTCATCCAGGCCTTTGCGCCCGCGGCCGCGGCCAATGCGCTGGGCGAGATCGTGCTGCACCAGTTCGCGCCCGGCGACCTGGCGCTGGCCGACACCATGGGCCTGCAGCCCGAGCAGATCACCGTGGCCGAGGACGGCATCGTGATCTGGTTGGGGAACAAGCCCGTTCAGTAGCCCAGCGCGAGCCCCGTGTTGCGACGCGGGTCGGTGGCGCCGTAGAAGCGGTTCGCGCCCACCGGCTTGCCGCGCAAGGACGGTGCGCCGATGAGGATGGCCACCACGTGCCGCGACACGTCGCCGGACACGAACTGCTGGCCCTTCGCCTCCAGCAGTGCGCGCGTGTCGGGGCTCAGCGCGAAGCGCTCCACGATCGTCGTCAGGGGCAGCCACTGCTGGTGGAAGCGCGGCGCGTCGACGGCCTCCTGGACATCCATGTCGTAGTCGATCACGTTCAGGATCGTGTGCAGCACCGCGGTGGGAATGCGGCTACCGCCCGCCGTCCCCACCACCATCACCGGCTTGCCGTCGCGGCTGACGATGGTGGGCGACATCGACGACAGCGGCGTCTTGCCGGGCGCGATGGCGTTGGCCTCGCCCTGCACCAGCCCGTACAGGTTGGGCACGCCCGGCTTCGAGGTGAAGTCGTCCATCTCGTCGTTCAGCAGCACGCCGGTGCCGGCCGCGGTGACGCGCGCGCCGAACCAGTCGTTGAGCGTGTAGGTCACGCTGACCGCGTTGCCGTCCTGGTCGGCGATCGAATAGTGCGTGGTGTTGGTGCCCTCGTGCGGCGGCACGCCCGGCTTGATCTCCGCGGACACGCCGGCCTTGCTGGCATCGATCGCCTGCCGCAGGGCGGCGGCATAGTTGCGATCGAGCAGGCGGCCGACCGGGTTCGTCACGAAGTCGGGGTCGCCCAGGTAGCTGTTGCGGTCCATGTAGGCATGGCGCATGGCCTCGATCTGGTAGTGCACCGCCTGCGCCGAGCGGAAGCCCAGGTCGCGCATGGGGTAGCCCTCCAGCACGTTGAGGATCTCGCAGAGGACCACCCCACCCGAGCTGGGCGGCGGCGCCGAAACCACGTGGTAGCCGCGGTAGTCGCACTCGATCGGCGCCAGTTCGCGCACCTTGTAGCGGGCCAGGTCGGCCTGCGTGACGATGCCGCCGCCCGCCTGGCTGGAAGCCGCGATCGCGGCGGCCACGGGGCCGGCATAGAAGCCTGGCGCGCCGTGCCGCGCAACCTGGCGCAGCGTCTTCGCCAGGTCCTTCTGCACCAGCCGCTGGCCCGGCTGCCAGGGTTGCCCCTGGTCGAGGAAGATGGCGGCCGTCGCCGGGTCCTTGCGGAAACCCTCGGTGGCCAATCGCATCAGGTCCACGTCGCCCTGGTCGAGCACGAAGCCGCGCTCCGCCAGCGCGATGGCCGGCGCGATGAGCTCGCCGCGCTTGCGGGTGCCGTACTTCGCCAGCGCGTATTCCATGCCGGCAACGGAGCCGGGCACGGCGACGCCCAGGTGGCCGTAGGTGCTGGCGCCCTTCCTCACGTTGCCGGCGGCGTCGAGGTACATGTCGGCCCTGGCCGCCAGCGGCGCCTTCTCGCGGAAGTCGATGAAGGTCTTGCGGCCGTCGGCCAGCTGGATGGTCATGAAGCCGCCACCGCCGAGGTTGCCGGCCGCCGGGTACACCACGGCCAGCGCGTAGCCGACTGCCACGGCCGCATCGACCGCGTTGCCGCCCTTGCGCAGCACATCGACGCCGACCTGGCTGGCCAGGTGCTGGGCCGTGACGACCATGCCATGCTGCGCCGCCACCGGCGCCATCGAGGCGCCATGCGCCGCGGTGAAGGCCACCGCAACGCCGAGGCCGAGCGCGAACTTGCGGAACGGCGGAATGCCATCGAACAGGCGCATTGTGTTTTTCCAGGTTGGCCCAAAGCCGCAATGCTAGGGCTTCGCCAAAGGGCGGTCCCGGCGTGGAAAATCCAGTGCCGGGCGCCGGCAGCGGGACGATAATTCTGGCCTCGGGACTCCAAGCGGAGGGCCTGCATGAACGGTGATGCGCCAGCGGCCTCAGGAGCGGACTTCCATGCCGAACCTGGCCAGTGAACGGCAGGCCCTGTCGATGGCCGACGCCCACCTGCTGGAGGCCCGGCGGCGCATCGCGCGGCTGGAACAGATGACGGAGGGCTCCGGGCACGCGGGCTCCGAGGCGACCGCCGGCGCGCTCGCGGCGCTGAGGGATGGGCTGGCCGCGATGGAGGACCACCGGCGCATCATCCTGCAGATGATCGCCGACCTCGAGTCGGGGCGCCTCAAGGACCGCGGGCCGCTCGGGCTGCGCTGAGCGCTCAAGTTCGGCCGCCCGCTGCCGAAACAGGACATGGGCCGTCGTTGCACGGCCAGGAATCCAGAATCCCCATGTCCCTGAACAACTTTTCCATCGGCAAGCGCCTGGCCCTGGTGCTGGGCATCATCCTCACCCTGTTCCTCGCCAGCACGGCCATCGTGGCCATGAAGCTGCGCACGCTCGGCGCCGAGCTCGACGCCATGGGCGACAACAGCGTCCGCGTGGAGCGCGCCGGCGCCGAATGGCTGCGCAACACCGAGTCCGGCCTGCAGCGCGCCGCCGCCATCGCCAAGAGCGGCGATGCGAGCCTGGTCGCCTACTTCGCCCCCTTCTCCGCGGCAGCCATCCAGGAAACCAACGAGCTGCAGAAGTTCATCGAGACGAAGATGGACACGCCCGAGGAGCGCCAGGCCTTCGACGACGTGGGCGTGAAGCGCAAGAAGTACCTCGCCGTGCGCGAAGAGGTGAACCGGCTGAAGAAGGCCGGCGACATGCCCGGCGCCGCCAGGCTGTTCGAGGCCGAGTTCGAGCCGAACGCCAAGCAGTACCTGGCCGGCGTGCGCCGGATCGTCGAGATCCAGCGCAGGCAGCTGGACGAATCCGCCGTCCACGTGCAGGCGCTGCGCGGCGAGGCCGTGACGGTGCTGGTGGGCTGCGCCGCCGCCTCGCTGGTGCTGGGCGTGCTGCTGGCCTGGGTGCTGGTGCGCAGCATCACGGGCCCCCTGCAACGCGCCGTGGCCGTGGCCCAGGACGTTGCCGGCGGCAACCTCGCCGTGCGCATCGACGCCAGGGGCGACGACGAGACGGGCCAGCTGCTGAAGGCACTGGACACGATGTCAGCCAGCCTGGTGAAGATCGTCGGCGAAGTGCGCATGGGCACGAACTCGATCGCCACCGCCTCGACGCAGATCGCCTCGGGCAACCAGGACCTGTCCTCGCGCACCGAGCAGCAGGCCAGCTCGCTGCAGGAGACCGCCGCTTCGATGGAGCAGCTGACGACCACCGTGAAGTCCAACGCCGAGAACGCGCGCCACGCGAGCACGCTGGCCAATGCGGCCGCCGAACTGGCCACCAAGGGCGGCAGCGTGGTGGCGCAAGTGGTGGACACCATGGGCAACATCGAGGCCTCGTCCCGCAAGATCGCCGACATCACCGGCGTGATCGACGGCATCGCCTTCCAGACCAACATCCTGGCGCTGAACGCCGCCGTGGAAGCGGCGCGCGCCGGCGAGCAAGGCCGCGGCTTCGCGGTGGTGGCGTCCGAGGTGCGCAGCCTCGCGCAGCGCTCCGCCGATGCCGCGCGCGAGATCAAGACGCTGATCACCGCCTCGGCGGGCACCGTCGCCTCCGGCACGCAGCTGGTGGACACGGCCGGCCAGACCATGGGCGAGATCGTGACGGAGGTGCGCCGCGTCTCCGACATCATTGCCGGCATCACCACGGCCAGCCTCGAGCAGAGCGCCGGCATCGCACAGGTCAACCAGGCCATCGCGCTGATGGACCAGGCCACGCAACAGAACGCGGCGCTGGTGGAAGAAGCGGCCGCGGCAGCCGGCGCGCTGCAGCGCCAGGCCGACGGTCTGGTGCAGGCGGTGGAGGTTTTCCGGCTCGCCGCCTGAGCCTAGGGTGGCGGCGAAGGCCAGGCCTTCAGCAAGCGCGTGAGCTCGCGCTTCTGCTTCGCATTCGATTGACGCCAGGCGTTCCTGGCCAGCGCGAGGAAGCGGTCCTCGGCCGGATCGGCCGCGGGCCCTTCCTCGCGTTCTTCGTCCAGCCAGCCGGCGGCCTGGCCGGCATGCTGCTCGATCTGGCGCGCCAGCTTGTCGCCGATGGGGCGCGCGGACTTGATCTGCGACCAGGTGCTCGGTGAAATTTCGAGAGTTGCCGCGAAGGCCTGCTCGAGGCCCTTGGCACTGGCGCCCTGCGCGAGCTGCTGCCGCGCGTAGCCTTGGTACAGCGCCTGCATGTTGCGGCGCCGGGTAACGGTCACGTTCTCTGTCACTGTGTTCAATTCGCGCAACGGCGCAAGAAAAGATTGTGCACCCGCTTGCGCGACTTGTTAAGACTCTTTATAGTCGCGTCCCTCGCCTCCCCTGAGGCATGCAACCAAGCTTTCCAAGGACCCATCGTGCTATCGAACCGACCCACCACAGCAGCCATGACCCGCATCGCGGGGCAGCGGCCGTATGCGTGCGGCCATGAGGATAGCTGCGGCAGTCCGGGAGCGGGAGACGTGTAGGCGCGTCCCGCATCAACCTCTTTCACCAGAGGCCCGGACTCCGCAAGGAATCCGGGCCTTTCTGTTTTTTCTTTCCCCTGTGCCGCATCGACGACCCCGGGTGTGTTCCTTGACAACTTGCCGCGAGGCAGCGCCGGCACTGGCCGGCCGCTGCTTCGCACCTTTTCACTTCGGGTGTGCCCAGGCACCACCGTCCGCGCGCAGCCGCGGGAACGGCAGGACGGGATGTGCACGGGGTCGCTCCCCATGTGCAGCGAGGGCCCCGGGCCGGCATGCCGGCCGCTCGCGCCTGGACACAGCCGAAGTGGAAAGCCGCTTTTCCACCGCCATTCAACCAACTCACCTGGGAGCCATCATGATCCTCACGCTTTGCCAGATTGCGGCCACTGTGATCGCACGATGGCTGTCCACCTGGAGGCATTCGCGCCGTGTGCGTGTGCAGCCGGTTCCGCCCGAACCACTCGATGAAGAAGACGTCGCCCAGCGCGTGCGCCTGAGCGGCGAGTGGTGACGCCCTTTGCTACTGGTCGAGCGCCAGCAAGGCCTTCTTCAACAGATGGTCCGCCGGCGCATCGCCCACCCAGATCTTCAGGATCATGCCGAAGAACTCGGCGTCGCCGACCGGCGCGCCCTGCGGCTGGTCCTGGATGAAGAACTGCGTGCCCTTGCCGGGGACGTACTCCATGGCGAAGGTGTCGCCCGGCACCAGCTTGGACTTGCCCGAAAAGATCTCGATCAGGCGGTTGCTGGAAACCGCGTGCTTCTGGACCTTGTCCTTCGGCGAGTTCTCCTGCAGCCCCTTGATGAACAGCAGGCCCAGGTCCGTACCCGGGAGTTCGCGCAGCGCCGTGAACTGCAGGCGCATCGGGCCCGCCTGCTTCAGGAGGGTGTCGGGCGAACTGGCCTTCGCCGCCGTGTACAGGCCGAGGTCGTAGACCTTGAAGACCGCCTTGTACCGCGTGCCGGCGCCATTCAGCTGCAGCCGGGTGCCTGCCACCTGGATCTCGGACGGGAAGTTCGTCTGGGTGGGGGCGGCAACGGCAAGGGTCGAAGCCACGAGCGCAAGAGCCGCCAGGCTCGAGGGAATCACGCGGCGGACAGGGGGAACGCGAGGCATGAGGTCTCCGAAGCTTAAGTGGAAGGCCTTCTGAAGCTTAGGGGAAATGCCCGGACCGCAACCCCAGGCTGTGGGTTTGCCGTCACAGCCCATTGGCCGATCCCTCGCGAAAGCGTGAGGGATTGCGCAACGAACAACAACGACAAGGAGCGTCCCATGGAACTCATGCCGACCTGGTCGACGTCGTGCACACGCTGAAGCAGGTGCTCTGCGTGAAGGGCTGATGCGGGAGGGGGCCCGCGCGGCCCCGTCTTCATCCACCCCGAGCAAGGAGAACCCATGCATTCCGTCCTGCAACTGGACATCCAGGGCACCCCGCAGGCGTGGATCGGCCTCGAGGAGGCCGCCCTGCACTACGCCGCCGGCTCGGTGGTGTGGGAAGACGGCGCCGGCCCGCTGGCCACGCTGCGCGGCGGCTGGAACGCCGTCACGGGCCGGCAGTCGCGCATCGACGTCGCGCCCATCGTGGCGCTCCGTGGCCACGCCAGGCTGAACCTGTTCGACGTCGTGCCCGGCGTGACCAAGGCCAAGCTGCTTCGCCGCGACCGCCACACCTGCGCCTACTGCGGCGAGGTGTTCGCGGAGCGCGAGCTGCAGGCCGAGCACATCGTGCCGGACTCGTGCGGCGGCGCCTACAGCTGGATGAACCTGGTCACCGCCTGCGCGGCATGCAACGCGCGCAAGGCGAACCGGACGCCGGAAGAAGCCGGCATGCCGCTGCTGTACCTGCCGTACGTGCCGACGCGCTTCGAATCCTTCCTGCTGGAAGGACGCCGCATCCGCGCCGACGTGCACGAATGGCTGGCCGCGAGGCTGCCGAAGCATTCGCGCCTGCACTGATTCCAGTGCGGGCGCAACGAGTCTTTCGTGGAAGCGCATGCGCTCACAGGTCGGGGTTCACCAGCCCCGCCGGCGTGCAGCGGCCGGGAATCCCGTCGCCGCGGCACGTGCCGCCATGCAGGGACGCGAGGGAACGGGTGACTCGATCACCCTCCACTGTTGATAGCTCAGTCTGGTAGAGCAACGCGCTGCTAACGCGTCTGTCGCAGGTTCGATTCCTGCTCACATCGATTGGAAATCGACAGCAAACCCCGGCCGCGCCAGCGGCACGGTCCTGCGCGGACGGCAAGCGGGGTTCCGCGTACACGGCCAGCCAGCTGCCCCGCGGGGCGGCGGCGCACTGTGCACCCGGGCCCAGGCACCGCCCGCCCGCCGTGCCCCTGAACCGGCCCCCTCTTCATCAACGCACGCACACAAGGAGAACAAGATGCAATTCAAGCGTGTGACCATCCGCAAGAGCGAGCGCGGCCTGCTGCTGCGCAACGGCGACTTCGAGCGCGTCCTGCGCCCGGGCAAGCACCGGCTCGCGAGTTTCGCCGACGACCTGCAGGTACAGGTCTTTTCGCTGGGCGAGCCCGGCTTCGCGCACCCGCTCACCGAGTACCTGCTGGCCGAGGAGCCCGATGTGGTCGAAAGCGAATTCGAACGCGTCGAGCTCGGCCCCGACCAGGTCGGCCTGCGCCACGAGAACGGCGTGCTGGTCGAGATCCTGCCGCCCGGCTCGCGCAAGCTGTACTGGCGCGGCCTAATCACGGTGCAGGTGGAAGTGATCGACATCGCCGCCGCGCCCGAGGTGCCGGCCGAACTGCTGCCGCGCCTGCTGCAGGTGCAGCTGCGCCCGCGTGCCGTCGCCGGCCTGGCCGGCGTGCTGCTGGTGCAGGTGCCCGAGCTCGGCGCCGGCCTCGTCTACGTGGACGGCAAGATCGTCCGCCGCATCGGTCCGGGCGCGTACGGCTTCTGGCGCTTCAACCACAACGTCGCGGTCGAAGTGCTGGACCTGCGCATGCAGGCGCTGGAAGTGACGGGCCAGGAGATCCTGACCCGCGACAAGGTGAGCCTGCGCCTGAACCTCGCGGCCACCTGGCGCTACACCGACCCGCTGAAGGCGTACGAGCAGCTGGCCAAGCCCGCGGACCACCTGTACCGCGAGCTGCAGTTCGGCCTGCGCGCCGCCGTCGGCACGCGCTCGCTCGACGAGCTGCTGGAGAACAAGACCGTCATCGACGACGTCGTGTCCGCGCACGCGCGCGCCAAGCTCTCGCCTTTCGGCGTGGAAGTCGACAGCGTGGGGGTGAAGGACATCGTGCTGCCCGGCGAGATGAAGACCATCCTGGCGCAGGTGGTCGAAGCGGGCAAGGCGGCCGAAGCCAACGTGATCCGCCGCCGCGAGGAGACCGCGGCGACGCGTTCCCTGCTGAACACGGCCAAGGTGATGGAGGACAACCCCACCGCCCTGCGCCTGAAGGAGCTGGAAACGCTGGAACGCGTGGCGGAACGCATCGACCGCATCTCGGTGTTCGGCGGCCTCGACCAGGTGCTCAACGGGCTGGTGAAGCTGCGTTGAGCGGTGCCCTTGAAAGCCCCACGCCTGGCCGGCGTGGGGCTTTTTTTTGGCTCACGGCAAGCCGAGGAACTTGAAGGGCGGCGACGCCACGAAATCCTTGAGCGCATTGCCTGCGAAAGTGTTGCGCTGCTCGGGCCCGAGGTCCAGCTTCTTGACCTGGGCGCCCGGGCTGAAATCCACCTGCTTCAGGTCGACCCAGAACACGTTGGGCGTCAGCGCCGATTCGAAGAAATAGAGCTTGCGCTTGTGGTCGGCAAGGGTGCGCCAGCGCGTCGACGAGATGTTGGGCTGGCCGGGCGTGGTGATGCCGAAGGGCACCGACGCGTTGCGGATCACGCTGAACATGCCGGCCACCGCAACCACGGGGTCCTCGCTCTTGGGAATGGCGTTCACGTAGAAGGAAGCGCGCGCAAAGCGGTCGGCCGAGCGGTTGGTGCCGGGGAGCATCACCGTGCCGCCGATCTCCTTCCAGTAGGCATTCAGCGCGAGCTGGTCGTCGAACCTCGGCGAATTGGTCATCACCTGGTACTTGCGATCGTGGTGGATCACCTGCTTGCCGCCTATGTATTCGACGATCGCGCTGTCGCCGCTCGCGTCGGACATGGACAGGTGCACCGTCGCCAGCCGGTCCTGCCCCGGCACCTTGTCGGTGACGAGGACGAAGGGCTCGCGGCGCAGCGCATCGACCGCCTCCTTCACCGTGGCGAAGTTGTCGAGAACGTACTGCGCCCACAGCGAGATCGCGAGCCCGGGCTGTGAACCGTCGAACTTGGGATATTCCGACTCCACCAGCCAAAGAAGATTGGCCGCAAGCCCGGCCTCGTTCATGCCGTCCGTCGTCGACACTTCGTAGCCGGAAGCGATCACGCTGCCGTAGCGGGACGTCCACTGCACCGAGCTCGGGCCCACCTCGCCGTTGCGCGCCATGCCCCGGGGAAAGATCCAGAGATTGGTCTCGATGTCGGCGTTCCAGTCCATCGAACGCGCCGTGATCACGTCGTTGTCGTTGCCGAGGTAGACGATGCGCGTGCAGGCGTCCACCGCGCCGGACGCAAGCGCCCATGCGAGGGCGACGGCGATCGCCTTTCCCCACTTGGACATGAGGGCCTCCTTGAAGTGCCGATCTGCCGTGCA
The sequence above is a segment of the Ramlibacter agri genome. Coding sequences within it:
- the ggt gene encoding gamma-glutamyltransferase, yielding MRLFDGIPPFRKFALGLGVAVAFTAAHGASMAPVAAQHGMVVTAQHLASQVGVDVLRKGGNAVDAAVAVGYALAVVYPAAGNLGGGGFMTIQLADGRKTFIDFREKAPLAARADMYLDAAGNVRKGASTYGHLGVAVPGSVAGMEYALAKYGTRKRGELIAPAIALAERGFVLDQGDVDLMRLATEGFRKDPATAAIFLDQGQPWQPGQRLVQKDLAKTLRQVARHGAPGFYAGPVAAAIAASSQAGGGIVTQADLARYKVRELAPIECDYRGYHVVSAPPPSSGGVVLCEILNVLEGYPMRDLGFRSAQAVHYQIEAMRHAYMDRNSYLGDPDFVTNPVGRLLDRNYAAALRQAIDASKAGVSAEIKPGVPPHEGTNTTHYSIADQDGNAVSVTYTLNDWFGARVTAAGTGVLLNDEMDDFTSKPGVPNLYGLVQGEANAIAPGKTPLSSMSPTIVSRDGKPVMVVGTAGGSRIPTAVLHTILNVIDYDMDVQEAVDAPRFHQQWLPLTTIVERFALSPDTRALLEAKGQQFVSGDVSRHVVAILIGAPSLRGKPVGANRFYGATDPRRNTGLALGY
- a CDS encoding methyl-accepting chemotaxis protein translates to MSLNNFSIGKRLALVLGIILTLFLASTAIVAMKLRTLGAELDAMGDNSVRVERAGAEWLRNTESGLQRAAAIAKSGDASLVAYFAPFSAAAIQETNELQKFIETKMDTPEERQAFDDVGVKRKKYLAVREEVNRLKKAGDMPGAARLFEAEFEPNAKQYLAGVRRIVEIQRRQLDESAVHVQALRGEAVTVLVGCAAASLVLGVLLAWVLVRSITGPLQRAVAVAQDVAGGNLAVRIDARGDDETGQLLKALDTMSASLVKIVGEVRMGTNSIATASTQIASGNQDLSSRTEQQASSLQETAASMEQLTTTVKSNAENARHASTLANAAAELATKGGSVVAQVVDTMGNIEASSRKIADITGVIDGIAFQTNILALNAAVEAARAGEQGRGFAVVASEVRSLAQRSADAAREIKTLITASAGTVASGTQLVDTAGQTMGEIVTEVRRVSDIIAGITTASLEQSAGIAQVNQAIALMDQATQQNAALVEEAAAAAGALQRQADGLVQAVEVFRLAA
- a CDS encoding slipin family protein — protein: MQFKRVTIRKSERGLLLRNGDFERVLRPGKHRLASFADDLQVQVFSLGEPGFAHPLTEYLLAEEPDVVESEFERVELGPDQVGLRHENGVLVEILPPGSRKLYWRGLITVQVEVIDIAAAPEVPAELLPRLLQVQLRPRAVAGLAGVLLVQVPELGAGLVYVDGKIVRRIGPGAYGFWRFNHNVAVEVLDLRMQALEVTGQEILTRDKVSLRLNLAATWRYTDPLKAYEQLAKPADHLYRELQFGLRAAVGTRSLDELLENKTVIDDVVSAHARAKLSPFGVEVDSVGVKDIVLPGEMKTILAQVVEAGKAAEANVIRRREETAATRSLLNTAKVMEDNPTALRLKELETLERVAERIDRISVFGGLDQVLNGLVKLR
- a CDS encoding HNH endonuclease, with amino-acid sequence MHSVLQLDIQGTPQAWIGLEEAALHYAAGSVVWEDGAGPLATLRGGWNAVTGRQSRIDVAPIVALRGHARLNLFDVVPGVTKAKLLRRDRHTCAYCGEVFAERELQAEHIVPDSCGGAYSWMNLVTACAACNARKANRTPEEAGMPLLYLPYVPTRFESFLLEGRRIRADVHEWLAARLPKHSRLH
- a CDS encoding chalcone isomerase family protein, with translation MPRVPPVRRVIPSSLAALALVASTLAVAAPTQTNFPSEIQVAGTRLQLNGAGTRYKAVFKVYDLGLYTAAKASSPDTLLKQAGPMRLQFTALRELPGTDLGLLFIKGLQENSPKDKVQKHAVSSNRLIEIFSGKSKLVPGDTFAMEYVPGKGTQFFIQDQPQGAPVGDAEFFGMILKIWVGDAPADHLLKKALLALDQ